One Kribbella sp. NBC_00662 genomic region harbors:
- a CDS encoding zinc-binding dehydrogenase produces MKAIRLHAFGPAENLVYEEVPDPVPAPGMVLVEVEAAGVHLVDTMIRSGSTGGSPIPVPELPTIPGREVAGRVSAVGPDVDASWVGKRVVVHLGMVPGGYAERAVAKVDSLYELPSHVDAAQAVAAIGTGRTTAGILSQARLTADDVVLVTAAAGGIGSYLVQAGRNVGATVIGLAGGPAKVVLVRSLGAQYALDYNDPDWAAGLKADLGDREVSVLLDGVGGANGQQAFDLLGHGGRVFMFGWSGGGAIEFTHTDLMSRGLTAGWAIGAKLVTRLRELESTALEETISGRWKALTTTFPLAEAAAAHRALEERATTGKVVLIP; encoded by the coding sequence ATGAAGGCGATCAGATTGCATGCGTTCGGCCCGGCGGAGAATCTCGTCTACGAGGAGGTGCCGGACCCGGTTCCTGCGCCGGGCATGGTGCTGGTCGAGGTGGAGGCGGCCGGGGTCCATCTCGTCGACACGATGATCCGCTCCGGCTCGACGGGTGGGAGTCCGATCCCGGTGCCGGAACTGCCGACGATCCCGGGGCGGGAGGTGGCCGGCCGGGTGAGCGCGGTCGGGCCGGACGTGGACGCTTCCTGGGTCGGCAAGCGCGTCGTGGTCCATCTCGGCATGGTGCCAGGCGGGTATGCCGAGCGGGCGGTGGCGAAGGTCGATTCGCTGTACGAACTTCCGTCGCATGTCGACGCCGCGCAGGCCGTGGCAGCGATCGGTACGGGGCGGACGACGGCGGGGATTCTCTCCCAGGCCCGTCTCACCGCCGACGACGTCGTACTGGTGACTGCGGCGGCGGGTGGGATCGGCAGCTATCTGGTCCAGGCCGGGCGAAACGTCGGGGCGACCGTGATCGGGCTGGCGGGTGGACCGGCGAAGGTGGTGCTGGTGCGGTCGCTGGGGGCGCAGTACGCGCTGGACTACAACGATCCGGACTGGGCCGCGGGCCTGAAGGCCGACCTGGGCGACCGCGAGGTCAGCGTGCTCCTCGACGGCGTTGGTGGAGCCAACGGGCAGCAGGCGTTCGACCTCCTCGGCCACGGCGGGCGGGTGTTCATGTTCGGCTGGTCGGGCGGTGGGGCGATCGAGTTCACCCACACGGACCTGATGTCCCGCGGCCTGACCGCCGGCTGGGCCATCGGCGCCAAGCTCGTCACCCGCCTCCGCGAACTGGAGTCCACAGCCCTCGAGGAAACAATCTCGGGCCGCTGGAAGGCACTCACAACTACGTTCCCGTTGGCGGAAGCCGCAGCCGCCCACCGCGCGCTCGAAGAGCGCGCCACGACCGGAAAGGTCGTCCTCATCCCCTGA
- a CDS encoding carbohydrate ABC transporter permease, with the protein MRSKWLGKSFATFVLLPFCLLMAFPFVWMLLTSLREQNTIFNGPIIPRKFTGVAYKDAWTSIDFPLHFWNSVWITSVTVIGVLIFATLSGYAFAKLDFPFRNTLFVLLLTTLMMPSTALIIPLYLELKSLGLLDSQAGLLVLYISGSAPFAMFLMRAFFQTLPDELIEAARVDGGSELTIFRRVILPLTRPGIATVVIFQFLSTWNEFLIANTVLRNTDALPLQPVLFTLMGQYSTNWPALTAGLTLSVVPVVIVYVRMQRQFVAGMMLGAVKN; encoded by the coding sequence ATGAGGAGCAAGTGGCTCGGGAAGTCGTTCGCGACGTTCGTCCTGCTGCCGTTCTGCCTGTTGATGGCGTTCCCGTTCGTGTGGATGCTGCTGACGTCGCTGCGCGAGCAGAACACGATCTTCAACGGGCCGATCATCCCGCGGAAGTTCACCGGCGTCGCGTACAAGGACGCGTGGACGTCGATCGACTTCCCGCTGCACTTCTGGAACAGCGTCTGGATCACCTCCGTGACCGTGATCGGGGTGCTGATCTTCGCGACGCTCAGCGGTTATGCGTTCGCGAAGCTGGACTTCCCGTTCCGGAACACGTTGTTCGTTCTGCTGCTGACCACACTGATGATGCCGTCGACGGCGCTGATCATCCCGCTGTACCTCGAGCTCAAGTCGCTCGGCCTGCTCGACAGTCAGGCCGGGCTGCTGGTGCTGTACATCTCCGGGTCGGCGCCGTTCGCGATGTTCCTGATGCGGGCGTTCTTCCAGACCCTGCCGGACGAGCTGATCGAGGCGGCCCGGGTCGACGGCGGCAGCGAGCTGACCATCTTCCGGCGGGTGATCCTGCCGCTGACCCGGCCCGGGATCGCGACCGTGGTGATCTTCCAGTTCCTGTCCACCTGGAACGAGTTCCTGATCGCCAACACGGTACTGCGCAACACCGACGCGCTCCCCCTGCAGCCGGTGCTGTTCACGCTGATGGGCCAGTACTCCACGAACTGGCCGGCCCTCACCGCCGGCCTCACGCTGTCCGTCGTACCGGTCGTGATCGTCTACGTCCGGATGCAGCGGCAGTTCGTCGCCGGGATGATGCTCGGCGCTGTGAAAAACTAG
- a CDS encoding GH1 family beta-glucosidase, which produces MTSGFTWGAATASYQVEGAVSTDGRGPSIWDTFAHTPGKIADGTNGDVADEHYHRFADDIRMLADLGLNAYRFSIAWPRIVPGGSGATNAAGLDFYRRLAEACLENGVTPYATLYHWDLPQPLEDAGGWLNRDTAERFRDYAAVAHEGLSDVIKHWMTLNEPWCSAFLGYGNGEHAPGRTEGADALKAVHHLLLGHGLTLEAIRSEGSSYGIALNPAPIHAATDSPADRDAARRIDGLRNRLFLEPLLSGRYPSDVLEDTGMTSWFAEQEADLRLIAAPLDFMGVNYYCPTTVAAPDGPISSPVASTQPGSENVVAVDTGLPRTQMGWPIQATGLRDILVTINKLAPELPLYVTENGAAYPDSVTADGAIEDDDRLDYFKQHIAVCEDLVSEGFPLKGYFVWSLMDNYEWAWGYSRRFGIVYVDYATQARTVKKSGRWLKDHLTA; this is translated from the coding sequence GTGACGAGCGGATTCACGTGGGGCGCGGCGACCGCGTCATACCAGGTCGAGGGCGCGGTCTCCACCGACGGGCGCGGTCCGAGCATCTGGGACACGTTCGCGCACACACCGGGCAAGATCGCGGACGGCACCAACGGCGACGTGGCCGACGAGCACTACCACCGGTTCGCCGATGACATCCGGATGCTGGCCGATCTCGGGCTCAATGCGTACCGGTTCTCGATCGCCTGGCCGCGGATCGTGCCGGGTGGATCGGGTGCCACCAACGCAGCCGGGCTGGACTTCTACCGGCGGTTGGCCGAGGCGTGCCTGGAGAACGGCGTCACGCCGTACGCGACGCTCTACCACTGGGATCTGCCGCAGCCGCTGGAGGACGCCGGCGGGTGGCTGAACCGCGACACGGCCGAGCGCTTCCGCGACTACGCGGCCGTGGCGCACGAGGGGCTGTCCGACGTCATCAAGCACTGGATGACGCTGAACGAGCCGTGGTGCTCGGCGTTCCTCGGCTACGGGAACGGTGAGCACGCGCCGGGTCGGACCGAGGGCGCTGATGCGTTGAAGGCCGTTCATCACCTGCTGCTCGGGCACGGGCTGACGCTGGAGGCGATCCGGTCCGAGGGTTCGTCGTACGGGATCGCGCTGAACCCGGCGCCGATCCACGCCGCGACCGACTCCCCCGCAGACCGCGACGCCGCCCGCCGGATCGACGGGCTGCGGAACCGTCTCTTCTTGGAACCGTTGCTGTCGGGGCGCTACCCGTCGGACGTGCTGGAAGACACCGGGATGACTTCGTGGTTCGCCGAGCAGGAAGCGGATCTTCGGCTGATCGCGGCGCCGCTGGACTTCATGGGAGTCAACTACTACTGCCCGACCACGGTCGCGGCACCGGACGGACCGATCTCGTCACCCGTCGCGTCGACGCAGCCGGGCAGCGAGAACGTCGTTGCCGTCGACACCGGTCTCCCCCGCACGCAGATGGGCTGGCCGATCCAGGCCACCGGTCTGCGCGACATCCTGGTCACGATCAACAAGCTCGCGCCCGAGCTGCCGTTGTACGTCACCGAGAACGGCGCGGCGTACCCGGACTCCGTCACTGCCGACGGCGCGATCGAGGACGACGACCGCCTCGACTACTTCAAGCAGCACATCGCCGTGTGCGAGGACCTGGTCTCCGAAGGCTTCCCGCTCAAGGGGTACTTCGTCTGGTCGCTGATGGACAACTACGAATGGGCCTGGGGCTACAGCCGCCGCTTCGGCATCGTGTACGTCGACTACGCGACCCAGGCCCGCACCGTGAAGAAGAGCGGGCGCTGGCTCAAGGACCACCTCACGGCTTAG
- the zapE gene encoding cell division protein ZapE, which translates to MVIRLSEQWPEVSPDRLLSECVPPPRFADARFTTYRPNPEEPSQSEALAALTARAANLAQPRQTPSLWARLRRNSSVPDKQGIYLDGGFGVGKTHLLASLWHESAGPKMYCTFVELTNLVGALGLRTAVEKLSSYRLICIDEFELDDPGDTMLISRLIGQLVEAGVEFAATSNTLPDKLGEGRFQAVDFLREIQALAAHFDVRRIDGPDYRHRGLPVAPDPWPDEKVEQEAAVRPNASCDHFVDLHRHLAELHPSKYGALLDGIETVAITDVRPLTDENVALRLVVLADRMYDRNLPLLAGGVPLDQLFSADMLKGGYRKKYLRALSRLIALARAASSPDVIPGRASLDG; encoded by the coding sequence ATGGTGATCCGGTTGAGCGAGCAATGGCCGGAGGTGAGCCCCGACCGCCTGCTGTCGGAGTGCGTCCCTCCGCCGAGATTCGCCGACGCCCGCTTCACCACCTATCGCCCGAACCCCGAAGAGCCCTCACAGTCCGAGGCGCTCGCGGCCCTCACAGCGCGCGCCGCCAACCTCGCCCAGCCCAGGCAGACCCCCTCGCTCTGGGCCAGGCTCCGCCGCAACTCCTCGGTCCCGGACAAGCAGGGCATCTACCTCGACGGCGGATTCGGCGTCGGCAAGACCCACCTCCTGGCCTCGCTCTGGCACGAGTCGGCCGGCCCGAAGATGTACTGCACGTTCGTCGAGCTCACCAACCTGGTCGGCGCCCTCGGCCTACGGACAGCAGTCGAGAAGCTCTCGTCGTACCGCCTGATCTGCATCGACGAGTTCGAGCTCGACGATCCCGGCGACACGATGCTGATCTCCCGGCTGATCGGTCAGCTGGTCGAGGCCGGCGTCGAGTTCGCCGCGACGTCCAACACGCTGCCCGACAAGCTGGGCGAGGGCCGCTTCCAGGCGGTCGACTTCCTCCGCGAGATCCAGGCGCTCGCCGCGCACTTCGACGTACGCCGGATCGACGGCCCGGACTACCGCCACCGAGGCCTGCCCGTCGCCCCCGATCCCTGGCCCGACGAGAAGGTCGAGCAGGAAGCCGCAGTGCGCCCGAACGCCTCCTGCGACCACTTCGTCGACCTGCACCGTCACCTCGCCGAGCTGCACCCGAGCAAGTACGGCGCTCTGCTCGACGGGATCGAGACGGTGGCGATCACCGACGTACGACCGCTGACCGACGAGAACGTCGCGCTGCGCCTGGTCGTGCTCGCGGACCGGATGTACGACCGCAACCTCCCGCTGCTGGCCGGCGGCGTACCCCTCGACCAGCTGTTCTCGGCCGACATGCTCAAGGGCGGCTACCGCAAGAAGTACCTCCGCGCGCTGTCCCGCCTGATCGCACTCGCCCGCGCGGCGTCCTCCCCAGATGTGATCCCCGGGCGTGCTTCTCTGGACGGATGA
- a CDS encoding VOC family protein → MPIKNVVVNCTDVARSVEFYTRFLELQVVGEPTAQRAVLDAVTATIELRAVGNGREQSTWSPDDLQKGFRHIGFKVDRIDERAGVLKDAGVEFKLDPLDAEGNVRICFFYDPDGTLLEMIQGDLQYAEILDADGVARERALGVPSRPRFDHVAVTIEDREATSAYYDRNYGFSFIGTIEQPHDKRGFHIGYLKGGDTVLEVFTYEVEKSSRAPQLDVAGFAYAELVGEPADLPAETAPDGTKVYVDGDGFAFAVGSEA, encoded by the coding sequence ATGCCGATCAAGAACGTCGTCGTCAACTGCACGGATGTCGCACGCTCGGTCGAGTTCTACACGAGGTTCCTCGAGCTGCAGGTGGTCGGCGAGCCGACCGCTCAACGCGCCGTGCTGGACGCCGTCACCGCGACGATCGAGTTGCGGGCCGTGGGCAACGGCCGGGAGCAGAGCACCTGGTCGCCGGACGATCTGCAGAAGGGATTCCGGCACATCGGGTTCAAGGTCGACCGGATCGACGAGCGGGCCGGCGTACTCAAGGATGCCGGAGTCGAGTTCAAACTCGACCCACTCGATGCCGAGGGCAACGTCCGGATCTGCTTCTTCTACGACCCGGACGGCACGCTGCTCGAGATGATCCAGGGCGACCTGCAGTACGCCGAGATCCTGGACGCGGACGGGGTCGCGCGCGAGCGGGCGCTCGGCGTACCGTCGCGGCCGCGGTTCGACCACGTAGCGGTGACGATCGAGGACCGCGAGGCGACCAGCGCGTACTACGACCGGAACTACGGCTTCTCGTTCATCGGCACGATCGAGCAGCCGCACGACAAGCGCGGCTTCCACATCGGCTATCTGAAGGGCGGCGACACCGTCCTCGAGGTGTTCACCTACGAGGTCGAGAAGAGCTCCCGCGCCCCACAGCTCGACGTCGCCGGTTTCGCGTACGCCGAGCTCGTGGGCGAGCCCGCCGACCTGCCGGCGGAGACCGCGCCGGACGGGACCAAGGTCTACGTCGACGGCGACGGGTTCGCGTTCGCCGTAGGCTCCGAGGCATGA
- a CDS encoding carbohydrate ABC transporter permease: MATALSRQRVVERSGARTSYRFGSPLRKSQRVAGYLFVLPTFALFLAFVLWPILYTAYLSLTSWGGFGSPRFVHFDNYSRMLHDPIARRALIVTLVLTGVTTAILTFLGLVTAVLVNVVWSKVGVVVRTILFIPGIVSFVVSAVLWKLIYDPNIGTLNRLLGAIGLDSLQHPWLADHKTVLPAIVVVTVWGGLGFNMLIYFAGLQSIDPNLYEAAAMDGANTVQQFRHITVPSLRIVTGLIVSLGLLNGFKAFDIIFVMTGGGPNHASEVLGTYLYSLAFGSTSGSIPQLGYASAFSVVTMVLCTLAVIAQLWLTRRADR; encoded by the coding sequence ATGGCGACAGCGCTCTCCCGCCAGCGCGTCGTCGAGCGGTCCGGCGCGCGCACGTCGTACCGGTTCGGATCGCCGCTGCGGAAGTCGCAACGGGTCGCGGGCTACCTGTTCGTGCTGCCGACGTTCGCGTTGTTCCTGGCGTTCGTGCTCTGGCCGATCCTCTACACGGCGTACCTGAGCCTGACCTCGTGGGGCGGGTTCGGGTCGCCGCGGTTCGTGCACTTCGACAACTACAGCCGGATGCTGCACGACCCGATCGCGCGCCGGGCGCTGATCGTCACGCTGGTGCTGACCGGCGTGACGACCGCGATCCTGACCTTCCTCGGACTCGTCACCGCGGTGCTGGTGAACGTTGTCTGGTCGAAGGTCGGCGTCGTCGTCCGGACCATCCTGTTCATCCCCGGGATCGTGTCGTTCGTCGTGTCGGCGGTGCTGTGGAAGCTGATCTACGACCCGAACATCGGCACGCTGAACCGGTTGCTCGGGGCAATCGGTCTGGACAGCCTGCAGCATCCGTGGCTGGCCGACCACAAGACCGTGCTGCCGGCGATCGTCGTGGTGACGGTCTGGGGCGGGCTCGGGTTCAACATGCTGATCTACTTCGCCGGCCTGCAGAGCATCGATCCGAACCTGTACGAGGCGGCTGCGATGGACGGCGCGAACACGGTCCAGCAGTTCCGCCACATCACGGTGCCGAGTCTGCGGATCGTCACCGGCCTGATCGTCAGCCTCGGCCTGCTGAACGGGTTCAAGGCGTTCGACATCATCTTCGTGATGACCGGCGGCGGGCCCAACCACGCCAGCGAAGTACTCGGCACGTACTTGTACTCGCTGGCGTTCGGTTCGACGTCCGGCTCGATCCCCCAGCTCGGGTATGCGAGCGCTTTCAGCGTGGTGACGATGGTGCTCTGCACGCTCGCGGTCATCGCGCAGCTCTGGCTGACGCGGAGGGCGGACCGATGA
- a CDS encoding ROK family protein has product MAKILRGATAQETHSAILDLIRSSGTVTRVDLADRSGLTGASISRVVKRLLADGLIIETGYGDPTGGKRATLLQFNPRARHAVGIAVDTPSTTYVVTDMSGRVIEQLSSRGIGKDAPATAVQRITAELEDLIVKAEIEPSTLVGVGVALAGRQGRGGTRLLRTDSEKYAWEPFAVRDTLKDAIDHPIVVENDSTCAAIGEFWAGKIPSVNDFATVYMAAGFGLGLVTNGDVYRGSSSNVGEIGHMVLDVNGPLCWCGGQGCLESLAAPAAVVERAGRDEQLADKLGLRGRRLSTRSDFAKIARLAAAGDPRCVELIEESATYLAKALLSITNLLDLNQIILAGPGFSEAGDIYVRVAAQELNRLSFVRAMHPTRVELSKLGPSAAALGAASLVLHTQLTPHQNTRS; this is encoded by the coding sequence GTGGCGAAGATTCTGAGAGGTGCGACCGCGCAGGAGACCCATAGCGCGATCCTGGACCTGATCCGCTCCAGCGGCACGGTCACCCGCGTCGATCTCGCCGACCGGTCCGGCCTGACCGGCGCGTCGATCTCCCGCGTGGTCAAGCGACTGCTCGCCGACGGCCTGATCATCGAGACCGGGTACGGCGACCCCACCGGCGGCAAACGCGCCACGCTCCTGCAGTTCAACCCCCGCGCCCGGCACGCGGTCGGGATCGCGGTCGACACCCCGAGCACGACGTACGTCGTCACCGACATGAGCGGCCGCGTCATCGAGCAGCTGTCGTCGCGCGGGATCGGGAAGGACGCTCCGGCCACGGCCGTGCAGCGCATCACGGCCGAGCTCGAGGACCTGATCGTGAAGGCGGAGATCGAGCCGTCGACGCTGGTCGGCGTCGGAGTCGCCCTGGCCGGACGACAGGGCCGCGGCGGTACGCGGCTGCTGCGGACGGACTCGGAGAAGTACGCCTGGGAGCCCTTCGCCGTCCGGGACACGCTGAAGGACGCGATCGACCACCCGATCGTGGTGGAGAACGACTCGACCTGCGCGGCGATCGGCGAATTCTGGGCGGGAAAGATCCCGTCGGTGAACGACTTCGCCACCGTCTACATGGCGGCCGGGTTCGGCCTCGGCCTGGTGACGAACGGCGATGTGTACCGCGGCTCGTCGTCGAACGTCGGCGAGATCGGCCACATGGTGCTCGATGTGAACGGTCCGCTGTGCTGGTGCGGCGGCCAGGGCTGCCTGGAGAGTCTTGCCGCGCCCGCCGCGGTCGTCGAACGCGCCGGCCGGGACGAGCAGCTCGCGGACAAGCTCGGCCTCCGCGGCCGTCGGCTGTCCACCCGCTCGGACTTCGCCAAGATCGCCCGTCTGGCCGCCGCCGGAGACCCGCGCTGTGTCGAGCTGATCGAGGAGTCAGCGACGTACCTGGCCAAGGCGCTGCTGTCGATCACCAATCTGCTCGACCTGAACCAGATCATCCTCGCCGGCCCCGGTTTCAGTGAGGCCGGCGATATCTACGTCCGCGTCGCGGCGCAGGAACTCAACCGCCTGTCCTTCGTCCGCGCGATGCATCCCACCCGCGTCGAGCTCTCCAAGCTCGGCCCGAGTGCGGCGGCCCTGGGAGCCGCCTCACTCGTCCTCCACACCCAACTGACCCCGCACCAGAACACTCGGTCCTGA
- a CDS encoding polyphosphate kinase 2 family protein, which produces MAKQKKGEKAAAAGIREQLRVPAGPVDLTAYDTRATPGFDGSKDDGKVALEGLGAEVSDWQERLFAEGRKGGERSVLLVLQGMDTSGKGGVIRHGAGLMDPQGLKITSFKAPTPAEKRRGFLWRIKQALPGEGMIGIFDRSHYEDVLIARVRNLVTPNVWDRRYDQINDFEAELAANGTTVLKCYLHISPEEQRARLEARLDDPTKHWKYNPSDVDERKLWPDYMDAYHAAIERCNTPEAPWYVIPSDRKWYRNWAVTTILLETLRELNPEWPVADFDIEKEKKRLAAT; this is translated from the coding sequence ATGGCGAAGCAGAAGAAGGGCGAGAAGGCTGCCGCTGCTGGGATCCGCGAGCAGCTGCGGGTTCCGGCCGGGCCGGTTGACCTGACGGCGTACGACACGCGTGCGACCCCGGGCTTCGACGGCTCCAAGGACGACGGCAAGGTGGCGCTGGAAGGTCTCGGCGCCGAGGTCTCGGACTGGCAGGAGCGGCTGTTCGCCGAGGGGCGCAAGGGCGGCGAGCGCAGTGTGCTGCTGGTGCTGCAGGGCATGGACACCTCGGGCAAGGGCGGTGTGATCCGGCACGGTGCGGGGCTGATGGACCCGCAGGGCCTGAAGATCACCTCGTTCAAGGCGCCGACGCCGGCCGAGAAGCGGCGCGGGTTCCTGTGGCGGATCAAGCAGGCGCTGCCGGGGGAGGGGATGATCGGGATCTTCGACCGCTCGCACTACGAGGACGTCCTGATCGCACGGGTCCGCAACCTGGTCACCCCGAACGTGTGGGACCGGCGCTACGACCAGATCAACGACTTCGAGGCGGAGCTCGCCGCGAACGGTACGACGGTGCTGAAGTGCTACCTGCACATCTCGCCGGAGGAGCAGCGCGCCCGGCTCGAAGCGCGGCTCGACGACCCGACCAAGCACTGGAAGTACAACCCGTCCGACGTCGACGAGCGGAAGCTGTGGCCCGACTACATGGACGCCTACCACGCGGCGATCGAGCGCTGTAACACGCCGGAGGCGCCGTGGTACGTCATCCCGAGCGACCGCAAGTGGTACCGCAACTGGGCGGTCACCACGATCCTCCTGGAGACGCTACGCGAGCTCAACCCGGAGTGGCCGGTCGCGGACTTCGACATCGAGAAGGAGAAGAAGCGCCTGGCAGCAACCTGA
- a CDS encoding ABC transporter substrate-binding protein translates to MGEQHVRRRTVLKTAVGALGLGSALAACGGSDSGGTTSGGKAVVRMWSWYNDQEDQFPKLISAFEAAHSNIKIENRIFGTPDQYLPALQAAVAGGDVPEIFAPHTRALTYGTGGISADLKQELGDDFLKDFFDSANQEYTLDGKQYAVGWMAQTFGIFYNPDLLKKAGVEEDGIETWDDLIAASQKIKATGKFPVALSCNPTTSSLDFFLPLITQVADDPTYYLKLDQLKDGATYEDPKVIQAIELQQKIVKGGVFQPGTTGTSGDQAPQIFYTGKSAMLFNGSWTPQGLTKDATPAFNKLYKVMKTPAIAPGKRHWTANQAGAGWAVAANSKNKDAALEFLKFMYSAEQYSPTMNDSNSMPATKSAAARIELPIMKQMTSWLLDGDGCPHIPFGPGSVAAGDPLAKIFDGTGEPAAVAKAMQQAVLNAKGG, encoded by the coding sequence ATGGGCGAACAGCACGTGCGGCGGCGGACAGTTCTCAAGACAGCGGTGGGCGCCCTCGGCCTGGGGTCCGCGCTCGCGGCTTGCGGTGGCAGTGACAGCGGTGGCACCACCAGCGGCGGCAAGGCCGTGGTCCGGATGTGGTCGTGGTACAACGACCAGGAGGACCAGTTCCCGAAGCTGATCAGCGCGTTCGAGGCCGCGCACAGCAACATCAAGATCGAGAACCGGATCTTCGGCACCCCGGACCAGTACCTGCCCGCGTTGCAAGCCGCGGTCGCGGGCGGCGACGTGCCGGAGATCTTCGCGCCGCACACACGGGCGCTGACCTACGGCACCGGCGGTATCTCCGCCGACCTGAAACAGGAGCTCGGCGACGACTTCCTGAAGGACTTCTTCGACTCGGCCAACCAGGAGTACACCCTGGACGGCAAGCAGTACGCGGTCGGCTGGATGGCGCAGACGTTCGGCATCTTCTACAACCCGGACCTGCTGAAGAAGGCCGGTGTCGAGGAGGACGGCATCGAGACCTGGGACGACCTGATCGCGGCGTCGCAGAAGATCAAGGCGACCGGCAAGTTCCCGGTGGCGCTGAGCTGCAACCCGACGACGAGTTCGCTCGACTTCTTCCTGCCGCTGATCACGCAGGTCGCCGACGACCCGACGTACTACCTGAAGCTCGACCAGCTCAAGGACGGCGCGACGTACGAGGATCCGAAGGTGATCCAGGCGATCGAGCTGCAACAGAAGATCGTCAAGGGCGGTGTCTTCCAGCCCGGTACGACGGGCACCAGCGGCGACCAGGCGCCGCAGATCTTCTACACCGGGAAGTCCGCGATGCTGTTCAACGGCAGCTGGACCCCGCAGGGCCTGACCAAGGACGCGACGCCCGCGTTCAACAAGCTCTACAAGGTGATGAAGACGCCGGCGATCGCGCCGGGCAAACGGCACTGGACCGCGAACCAGGCCGGCGCCGGCTGGGCGGTCGCGGCCAACAGCAAGAACAAGGACGCCGCGCTGGAGTTCCTCAAGTTCATGTACTCCGCCGAGCAGTACTCCCCCACGATGAACGACTCGAACTCGATGCCGGCCACCAAGAGCGCCGCGGCCCGGATCGAGCTGCCGATCATGAAGCAGATGACGTCCTGGCTGCTCGACGGCGACGGCTGCCCGCACATCCCGTTCGGGCCCGGCTCGGTCGCGGCCGGCGATCCGCTGGCGAAGATCTTCGACGGTACCGGCGAGCCGGCGGCGGTCGCGAAGGCGATGCAGCAGGCGGTCCTGAACGCCAAGGGCGGCTGA
- a CDS encoding aldo/keto reductase yields the protein MRENWLRPLGSTGLTVSAVCAGGSGLGSMPAVFGYDVTRQEAIELVLRVFDSPLTWIDTSNGYSDGESELRIGLAIKEHGGLPDGFLVATKVDALDGDYSGARVRASVSESKERLGLDELPLVYLHDPEFHDFDSMRDAVDTLMQLRADGEIGHVGLAGGDTRELSRYLDLGGFEVLLVHNRWSLVDHSALGIFQRARAEGIAVVNAAIYGGGILANPAGATKYAYREAPPAVLDAVAEMDKACQEYGVDLATAALRHSVDEAGIDGTVVGITKPARVDALEASLAVDLPDELLNRLGSLLPDRQYWVEKETT from the coding sequence ATGAGAGAAAACTGGCTGCGGCCCCTGGGTTCCACCGGCCTGACCGTGTCCGCCGTCTGCGCCGGCGGCAGCGGGCTCGGAAGCATGCCCGCGGTGTTCGGGTACGACGTGACCCGACAGGAAGCGATCGAGCTGGTACTGCGGGTGTTCGACAGCCCGCTGACCTGGATCGACACGTCGAACGGGTACAGCGACGGCGAGAGCGAGCTGCGCATCGGTCTGGCCATCAAGGAGCATGGTGGACTGCCCGACGGGTTCCTGGTCGCCACGAAGGTCGACGCCCTCGACGGCGACTACTCGGGGGCACGGGTCCGGGCGAGCGTCTCCGAGAGCAAGGAGCGGCTCGGGCTGGACGAGCTGCCGCTGGTCTACCTGCACGATCCGGAGTTCCACGACTTCGACTCGATGCGGGACGCGGTCGACACGTTGATGCAGCTGCGTGCGGACGGCGAGATCGGGCATGTCGGGCTGGCGGGTGGCGACACTCGCGAGCTCTCCCGCTATCTGGATCTCGGTGGGTTCGAGGTGCTGCTCGTGCACAACCGTTGGAGCCTCGTGGACCATTCGGCTCTCGGCATCTTCCAGCGGGCTCGTGCCGAGGGCATCGCGGTGGTGAACGCGGCGATCTACGGCGGCGGGATCCTCGCCAACCCCGCGGGTGCCACCAAGTACGCCTATCGGGAGGCTCCGCCGGCGGTCCTGGACGCGGTGGCCGAGATGGACAAGGCCTGCCAGGAGTACGGCGTCGACCTCGCGACCGCGGCGTTGCGGCACTCGGTGGACGAGGCGGGGATCGACGGCACGGTCGTCGGGATCACCAAGCCGGCCCGGGTCGACGCGCTCGAGGCGTCTCTGGCCGTGGACCTCCCGGACGAGTTGCTTAACCGGTTAGGTAGCCTACTTCCGGACAGGCAGTACTGGGTTGAGAAGGAGACGACGTGA